The genomic DNA TCATGGCGGTGGGCATGAGCAAATCCCGAAACCAGCTTCCCAGGGGGCCTGCAGCTTTGCTGTTGTTGATGCGGGCGGCCCAGCGGATGATGCGTTCGATGCGCTGGCGGCGGGTTTTTTCAAAGAGGGCAAAGGCCTGCTCTGCGGTCTCTGCGTCGCGCAGGCACTGGGCCAGCACCACGGCATCCTCGATGGCCAGTGCGGCACCCTGTCCAGAGCTGGGGGATGGGGCATGGGCAGCGTCTCCGATCACCAGCATGCGGCCTTTCTGCCAGTGGGGCAGGTGGGGCAGCATGTGGATGGCTTTCATGGTCATCAGGTGATCGGTGTGGTGCAGCACATCCAGGATGGGCCCCTGGTCTTTTGCGTGCAACTGCAGCAGGTGCTGTTTCCAGTGTTCGCTGCCCAGGCATTCCACCTCTCCCCTGGCGGGTTCTCTGGGCCAGGGCACGTTGGCAAACCACCACACCTCGCCATTGGGTGCAGGGGCATATCCAAAAAAGCCCTTCTGGCCGTAAATCATTTCATAGCTGCCCACTGGAACATCCACTTTCACGTTCTGGACATAACCACCCGTGGTGAGCAGACCCGAATAGGTCGGTCTGGGCGCGTGAAGATCAATCACACTTCTGAGCACCGAATGCACCCCATCGCTGCCGATCAGAAGGTCTCCTGTGGCGGTGCTGCCATCTGAGAAGTGGGCTGTGACCCCTTCCGGGGTTTCGGTGGCATCGACAAGGTGCTTGCCGTGCACAAAGCGAACGCCTCGCCGCAAGGCTTCCTGATAAAGGGCCTCATACAGATCTGCGCGTTTGAGGGTGTGGCTGGAGGTGCCGTCTGGAAGTGGGGTCCCTGTGCTGGTTTTTCCCAGAAACTTTCCGGTGTGGCTGCGCAAAGTCAGCTCCGGGGTGGCAAAACCTCTTTTCAGCACCGGAAGGTCTGCCCGAATGACCCTGAGCGCCTGAATCCCGTTGGTGCTGAGCGTCAGGAAAGCCCCGATGCCCTCTGCGGTTTCTGCAGAGGATTCATAAAGGGTGGGCTGAAAACCTGCCTGCTGCAAAGCCATGCCCAGGGTGGGTCCAGCAATACCTGCGCCCACCACGATGATGAGGGTGTCTGGTTTCATGGTTTCTCCCTGTTCTCAGATTGCAGTTGTTCCCAGGGGTGTTGCCATTCTCTGACCTGGGGGATGAATTGCCTCACGAACTGGATTTCGGCTTCAAGCAGGACCAGACGGTAATCCTCCTCAATCAGGAAGAGGGGATGCACCCCGGATTGCAGGGTCTGGGTTCTGTACTGAACAGT from Deinococcus roseus includes the following:
- a CDS encoding FAD-dependent oxidoreductase produces the protein MKPDTLIIVVGAGIAGPTLGMALQQAGFQPTLYESSAETAEGIGAFLTLSTNGIQALRVIRADLPVLKRGFATPELTLRSHTGKFLGKTSTGTPLPDGTSSHTLKRADLYEALYQEALRRGVRFVHGKHLVDATETPEGVTAHFSDGSTATGDLLIGSDGVHSVLRSVIDLHAPRPTYSGLLTTGGYVQNVKVDVPVGSYEMIYGQKGFFGYAPAPNGEVWWFANVPWPREPARGEVECLGSEHWKQHLLQLHAKDQGPILDVLHHTDHLMTMKAIHMLPHLPHWQKGRMLVIGDAAHAPSPSSGQGAALAIEDAVVLAQCLRDAETAEQAFALFEKTRRQRIERIIRWAARINNSKAAGPLGSWFRDLLMPTAMKWLEKSDSQRFIFDHQIHWDTRMNPTV